The Manis javanica isolate MJ-LG chromosome 4, MJ_LKY, whole genome shotgun sequence genome contains a region encoding:
- the AGTRAP gene encoding type-1 angiotensin II receptor-associated protein isoform X7, producing the protein MELPAVNLKVILLIHWLLTTWGCMVFSGPYVWANFTILALGVWAVAQRDSIDAVSMFLGGLATTIFLDIIHISIFYPRDSLSDTGRFSAGMAILSLLLKPFSCCLVYHMYRERGGELLYTGFLGSSQERSAYQTIDPPEVPTDPFASSEGKGHAPYGY; encoded by the exons GTGATCCTCCTGATTCACTGGCTGCTGACGACCTG GGGCTGCATGGTGTTCTCGGGCCCCTATGTCTGGGCCAACTTCACTATCCTGGCCCTGGGCGTGTGGGCTGTTGCTCAGCGGGACTCCATTGACGCCGTCAGTATG TTTCTGGGTGGCTTGGCGACCACCATCTTCTTGGACATCATCCACATCAGCATCTTCTACCCGCGGGACAGCCTCTCTGACACGGGGCGCTTCAGTGCCGGTATGGCCATCCTCAGCCTGCTGCTCAAGCCCTTCTCCTGCTGCCTCGTCTACCACATGTACCGGGAGCGCGGGGGTGAGCTGCTCTACACTG GTTTTCTTGGATCTTCACAGGAGCGCAGTGCCTACCAGACGATTGACCCCCCAGAGGTACCCACAGACCCCTTTGCAAGCTCAGAGGGCAAGGGTCATGCCCCCTATGGGTACTGA
- the AGTRAP gene encoding type-1 angiotensin II receptor-associated protein isoform X9, with product MELPAVNLKVILLIHWLLTTWGCMVFSGPYVWANFTILALGVWAVAQRDSIDAVSMFLGGLATTIFLDIIHISIFYPRDSLSDTGRFSAGMAILSLLLKPFSCCLVYHMYRERGGELLYTGFLGSSQERSAYQTIDPPEGLRESRT from the exons GTGATCCTCCTGATTCACTGGCTGCTGACGACCTG GGGCTGCATGGTGTTCTCGGGCCCCTATGTCTGGGCCAACTTCACTATCCTGGCCCTGGGCGTGTGGGCTGTTGCTCAGCGGGACTCCATTGACGCCGTCAGTATG TTTCTGGGTGGCTTGGCGACCACCATCTTCTTGGACATCATCCACATCAGCATCTTCTACCCGCGGGACAGCCTCTCTGACACGGGGCGCTTCAGTGCCGGTATGGCCATCCTCAGCCTGCTGCTCAAGCCCTTCTCCTGCTGCCTCGTCTACCACATGTACCGGGAGCGCGGGGGTGAGCTGCTCTACACTG GTTTTCTTGGATCTTCACAGGAGCGCAGTGCCTACCAGACGATTGACCCCCCAGAG GGGCTTCGTGAATCAAGAACCTGA
- the AGTRAP gene encoding type-1 angiotensin II receptor-associated protein isoform X3, with product MELPAVNLKVILLIHWLLTTWGCMVFSGPYVWANFTILALGVWAVAQRDSIDAVSMFLGGLATTIFLDIIHISIFYPRDSLSDTGRFSAGMAILSLLLKPFSCCLVYHMYRERGGELLYTGEATTSGQLPTPLTGPGFLGSSQERSAYQTIDPPEVPTDPFASSEGKGHAPYGY from the exons GTGATCCTCCTGATTCACTGGCTGCTGACGACCTG GGGCTGCATGGTGTTCTCGGGCCCCTATGTCTGGGCCAACTTCACTATCCTGGCCCTGGGCGTGTGGGCTGTTGCTCAGCGGGACTCCATTGACGCCGTCAGTATG TTTCTGGGTGGCTTGGCGACCACCATCTTCTTGGACATCATCCACATCAGCATCTTCTACCCGCGGGACAGCCTCTCTGACACGGGGCGCTTCAGTGCCGGTATGGCCATCCTCAGCCTGCTGCTCAAGCCCTTCTCCTGCTGCCTCGTCTACCACATGTACCGGGAGCGCGGGGGTGAGCTGCTCTACACTGGTGAGGCCACCACCTCCGGCCAGCTTCCCACACCCCTCACGGGGCCAG GTTTTCTTGGATCTTCACAGGAGCGCAGTGCCTACCAGACGATTGACCCCCCAGAGGTACCCACAGACCCCTTTGCAAGCTCAGAGGGCAAGGGTCATGCCCCCTATGGGTACTGA
- the LOC140849248 gene encoding LOW QUALITY PROTEIN: uncharacterized protein C1orf167-like (The sequence of the model RefSeq protein was modified relative to this genomic sequence to represent the inferred CDS: inserted 1 base in 1 codon; substituted 1 base at 1 genomic stop codon), with the protein MASLSRQTGHAAGCGVDQGCCRPGFAREPVELRPRASHREHVPRRPVAPLRPEQQRFLKSLPVSLVSGHGQWVPVCQAERGGPALTPSPGAVLCQEHCRVQTNLASPGPGLNPTLKDMTGRLLSSGFWQQSNLKTPAKRPREKAQEVAAQQSNLNIXETSLARDGSHTSPSLCSELQESLWPHPMHQGSPLPQGPLAYTSSRLRQSWLLVTDTLCPDFKPSACFAPLDRHTQPGPRSWCGLESGASRLVGEPLTLEDLAGPAQSQAWAPSQAAIHWLLASVWHLEHQVVYLGCQASWEPPGPVQQDPXTSNSQALTAHPPPSQLVLASWHKRKKHPRGEQQAHMAETILGVLAGDFLDLSAAPGVLPGQRGGAVAPQEQVSGEEERMASGPPDTAPARSALQASLNSGTCFPSAAGLSFCTLIKPAAAVQMFQSLEALDTGAVGRINGSSAGLPAGAALGTVAPGGPAGGGMGATHSGPAGPELP; encoded by the exons ATGGCG AGCCTGTCCAGGCAAACCGGCCACGCCGCTGGCTGTGGTGTGGACCAAGGATGCTGCCGCCCTGGCTTTGCTCGGGAGCCCGTGGAGCTGAGACCTCGTGCCAGCCACAGGGAGCATGTGCCCCGCCGACCTGTGGCACCCCTGAGGCCAGA ACAACAGAGATTCCTGAAGAGCCTGCCTGTTAGCCTGGTCAGTGGACATGGCCAGTGGGTGCCTGTGTGCCAGGCCGAGAGGGGAGGGCCTGCTCTCACCCCTTCCCCAGGAGCAGTGCTGTGCCAGGAGCACTGCCGAGTCCAGACCAACCTGGCCAGCCCCGGCCCTGGCCTGAACCCCACCCTGAAGGACATGACTGGCCGGCTGCTCAGCTCGGGTTTCTGGCAGCAGAGCAACCTGAAGACCCCGGCCAAGAGGCCCCGGGAGAAAGCCCAAGAGGTCGCTGCCCAGCAGAGTAACCTGAACA GGGAGACCAGCTTGGCCAGGGATGGAAGTCACAccagccccagcctctgctcagAGCTTCAGGAAAGCCTCTGGCCCCATCCAATGCACCAGGGAAGCCCCCTACCCCAAGGGCCCCTGGCTTACACATCCTCTAGACTGAGACAGTCCTGGCTGCTGGTCACAGATACGCTCTGCCCAGACTTCAAGCCCTCTGCATGCTTTGCCCCTCTTGACAGGCACACACAGCCAGGCCCCAGATCATGGTGTGGCCTGGAGAGCGGGGCCTCCAGGCTTGTGGGGGAGCCCCTCACCCTGGAGGACCTGGCAGGGCCTGCCCAGAGCCAGGCGTGGGCCCCATCCCAAGCTGCCATCCACTGGCTCCTGGCCTCTGTGTGGCACCTGGAGCACCAGGTAGTCTATCTTGGGTGCCAGGCATCCTGGGAACCCCCCGGCCCTGTGCAGCAGGACCCCTGAACCAGCAATAGCCAGGCACTcactgcccaccccccacccagccaGTTGGTACTTGCTTCCTGGCACAAGCGGAAGAAACACCCCCGAG GCGAGCAGCAAGCCCACATGGCAGAGACCATTTTGGGGGTGCTGGCTGGGGATTTCCTTGACCTGAG TGCAGCCCCGGGTGTCCTACCTGGACAGCGAGGAGGGGCGGTGGCCCCGCAGGAGCAGGTCAGCggggaggaagagaggatggCTTCCGGTCCCCCAGACACAGCCCCAGCGAGGAGTGCCCTGCAG GCTAGCCTCAACAGCGGGACGTGCTTCCCATCTGCAGCTGGTCTGTCCTTCTGCACCCTCATCAAG CCAGCAGCGGCTGTCCAGATGTTTCAGAGCCTGGAGGCACTTGACACTGGGGCAGTGGGCCGCATCAACGGCAGCAGTGCTGGGCTGCCAGCAGGTGCTGCCCTGGGCACTGTGGCCCCGGGAGGCCCAGCTGGAGGTGGCATGGGGGCGACACACTCAGGCCCTGCTGGCCCAGAGCTTCCATAA
- the AGTRAP gene encoding type-1 angiotensin II receptor-associated protein isoform X6, which produces MELPAVNLKVILLIHWLLTTWGCMVFSGPYVWANFTILALGVWAVAQRDSIDAVSMFLGGLATTIFLDIIHISIFYPRDSLSDTGRFSAGMAILSLLLKPFSCCLVYHMYRERGGELLYTGEATTSGQLPTPLTGPGFLGSSQERSAYQTIDPPEAILA; this is translated from the exons GTGATCCTCCTGATTCACTGGCTGCTGACGACCTG GGGCTGCATGGTGTTCTCGGGCCCCTATGTCTGGGCCAACTTCACTATCCTGGCCCTGGGCGTGTGGGCTGTTGCTCAGCGGGACTCCATTGACGCCGTCAGTATG TTTCTGGGTGGCTTGGCGACCACCATCTTCTTGGACATCATCCACATCAGCATCTTCTACCCGCGGGACAGCCTCTCTGACACGGGGCGCTTCAGTGCCGGTATGGCCATCCTCAGCCTGCTGCTCAAGCCCTTCTCCTGCTGCCTCGTCTACCACATGTACCGGGAGCGCGGGGGTGAGCTGCTCTACACTGGTGAGGCCACCACCTCCGGCCAGCTTCCCACACCCCTCACGGGGCCAG GTTTTCTTGGATCTTCACAGGAGCGCAGTGCCTACCAGACGATTGACCCCCCAGAG GCCATCCTGGCTTGA
- the AGTRAP gene encoding type-1 angiotensin II receptor-associated protein isoform X11, whose protein sequence is MELPAVNLKVILLIHWLLTTWGCMVFSGPYVWANFTILALGVWAVAQRDSIDAVSMFLGGLATTIFLDIIHISIFYPRDSLSDTGRFSAGMAILSLLLKPFSCCLVYHMYRERGGFLGSSQERSAYQTIDPPEGLRESRT, encoded by the exons GTGATCCTCCTGATTCACTGGCTGCTGACGACCTG GGGCTGCATGGTGTTCTCGGGCCCCTATGTCTGGGCCAACTTCACTATCCTGGCCCTGGGCGTGTGGGCTGTTGCTCAGCGGGACTCCATTGACGCCGTCAGTATG TTTCTGGGTGGCTTGGCGACCACCATCTTCTTGGACATCATCCACATCAGCATCTTCTACCCGCGGGACAGCCTCTCTGACACGGGGCGCTTCAGTGCCGGTATGGCCATCCTCAGCCTGCTGCTCAAGCCCTTCTCCTGCTGCCTCGTCTACCACATGTACCGGGAGCGCGGGG GTTTTCTTGGATCTTCACAGGAGCGCAGTGCCTACCAGACGATTGACCCCCCAGAG GGGCTTCGTGAATCAAGAACCTGA
- the AGTRAP gene encoding type-1 angiotensin II receptor-associated protein isoform X5 — MELPAVNLKVILLIHWLLTTWGCMVFSGPYVWANFTILALGVWAVAQRDSIDAVSMFLGGLATTIFLDIIHISIFYPRDSLSDTGRFSAGMAILSLLLKPFSCCLVYHMYRERGGELLYTGEATTSGQLPTPLTGPGFLGSSQERSAYQTIDPPEGLRESRT, encoded by the exons GTGATCCTCCTGATTCACTGGCTGCTGACGACCTG GGGCTGCATGGTGTTCTCGGGCCCCTATGTCTGGGCCAACTTCACTATCCTGGCCCTGGGCGTGTGGGCTGTTGCTCAGCGGGACTCCATTGACGCCGTCAGTATG TTTCTGGGTGGCTTGGCGACCACCATCTTCTTGGACATCATCCACATCAGCATCTTCTACCCGCGGGACAGCCTCTCTGACACGGGGCGCTTCAGTGCCGGTATGGCCATCCTCAGCCTGCTGCTCAAGCCCTTCTCCTGCTGCCTCGTCTACCACATGTACCGGGAGCGCGGGGGTGAGCTGCTCTACACTGGTGAGGCCACCACCTCCGGCCAGCTTCCCACACCCCTCACGGGGCCAG GTTTTCTTGGATCTTCACAGGAGCGCAGTGCCTACCAGACGATTGACCCCCCAGAG GGGCTTCGTGAATCAAGAACCTGA
- the AGTRAP gene encoding type-1 angiotensin II receptor-associated protein isoform X8, whose translation MELPAVNLKVILLIHWLLTTWGCMVFSGPYVWANFTILALGVWAVAQRDSIDAVSMFLGGLATTIFLDIIHISIFYPRDSLSDTGRFSAGMAILSLLLKPFSCCLVYHMYRERGGFLGSSQERSAYQTIDPPEVPTDPFASSEGKGHAPYGY comes from the exons GTGATCCTCCTGATTCACTGGCTGCTGACGACCTG GGGCTGCATGGTGTTCTCGGGCCCCTATGTCTGGGCCAACTTCACTATCCTGGCCCTGGGCGTGTGGGCTGTTGCTCAGCGGGACTCCATTGACGCCGTCAGTATG TTTCTGGGTGGCTTGGCGACCACCATCTTCTTGGACATCATCCACATCAGCATCTTCTACCCGCGGGACAGCCTCTCTGACACGGGGCGCTTCAGTGCCGGTATGGCCATCCTCAGCCTGCTGCTCAAGCCCTTCTCCTGCTGCCTCGTCTACCACATGTACCGGGAGCGCGGGG GTTTTCTTGGATCTTCACAGGAGCGCAGTGCCTACCAGACGATTGACCCCCCAGAGGTACCCACAGACCCCTTTGCAAGCTCAGAGGGCAAGGGTCATGCCCCCTATGGGTACTGA
- the AGTRAP gene encoding type-1 angiotensin II receptor-associated protein isoform X12 — MELPAVNLKVILLIHWLLTTWGCMVFSGPYVWANFTILALGVWAVAQRDSIDAVSMFLGGLATTIFLDIIHISIFYPRDSLSDTGRFSAGMAILSLLLKPFSCCLVYHMYRERGGFLGSSQERSAYQTIDPPEAILA; from the exons GTGATCCTCCTGATTCACTGGCTGCTGACGACCTG GGGCTGCATGGTGTTCTCGGGCCCCTATGTCTGGGCCAACTTCACTATCCTGGCCCTGGGCGTGTGGGCTGTTGCTCAGCGGGACTCCATTGACGCCGTCAGTATG TTTCTGGGTGGCTTGGCGACCACCATCTTCTTGGACATCATCCACATCAGCATCTTCTACCCGCGGGACAGCCTCTCTGACACGGGGCGCTTCAGTGCCGGTATGGCCATCCTCAGCCTGCTGCTCAAGCCCTTCTCCTGCTGCCTCGTCTACCACATGTACCGGGAGCGCGGGG GTTTTCTTGGATCTTCACAGGAGCGCAGTGCCTACCAGACGATTGACCCCCCAGAG GCCATCCTGGCTTGA
- the AGTRAP gene encoding type-1 angiotensin II receptor-associated protein isoform X4, which produces MELPAVNLKVILLIHWLLTTWGCMVFSGPYVWANFTILALGVWAVAQRDSIDAVSMFLGGLATTIFLDIIHISIFYPRDSLSDTGRFSAGMAILSLLLKPFSCCLVYHMYRERGGFLGSSQERSAYQTIDPPELRTEAQKEKTWTRAPRDFWILEPGCDSVKTGMPGKDKRK; this is translated from the exons GTGATCCTCCTGATTCACTGGCTGCTGACGACCTG GGGCTGCATGGTGTTCTCGGGCCCCTATGTCTGGGCCAACTTCACTATCCTGGCCCTGGGCGTGTGGGCTGTTGCTCAGCGGGACTCCATTGACGCCGTCAGTATG TTTCTGGGTGGCTTGGCGACCACCATCTTCTTGGACATCATCCACATCAGCATCTTCTACCCGCGGGACAGCCTCTCTGACACGGGGCGCTTCAGTGCCGGTATGGCCATCCTCAGCCTGCTGCTCAAGCCCTTCTCCTGCTGCCTCGTCTACCACATGTACCGGGAGCGCGGGG GTTTTCTTGGATCTTCACAGGAGCGCAGTGCCTACCAGACGATTGACCCCCCAGAG ctcaggacagaggcccagaaagaGAAGACTTGGACAAGGGCACCCAGAGACTTCTGGATTTTAGAGCCAGGATGTGACAGTGTGAAGACTGGGATGCCaggtaaagataaaagaaaataa
- the AGTRAP gene encoding type-1 angiotensin II receptor-associated protein isoform X10, protein MELPAVNLKVILLIHWLLTTWGCMVFSGPYVWANFTILALGVWAVAQRDSIDAVSMFLGGLATTIFLDIIHISIFYPRDSLSDTGRFSAGMAILSLLLKPFSCCLVYHMYRERGGELLYTGFLGSSQERSAYQTIDPPEAILA, encoded by the exons GTGATCCTCCTGATTCACTGGCTGCTGACGACCTG GGGCTGCATGGTGTTCTCGGGCCCCTATGTCTGGGCCAACTTCACTATCCTGGCCCTGGGCGTGTGGGCTGTTGCTCAGCGGGACTCCATTGACGCCGTCAGTATG TTTCTGGGTGGCTTGGCGACCACCATCTTCTTGGACATCATCCACATCAGCATCTTCTACCCGCGGGACAGCCTCTCTGACACGGGGCGCTTCAGTGCCGGTATGGCCATCCTCAGCCTGCTGCTCAAGCCCTTCTCCTGCTGCCTCGTCTACCACATGTACCGGGAGCGCGGGGGTGAGCTGCTCTACACTG GTTTTCTTGGATCTTCACAGGAGCGCAGTGCCTACCAGACGATTGACCCCCCAGAG GCCATCCTGGCTTGA
- the AGTRAP gene encoding type-1 angiotensin II receptor-associated protein isoform X2, which translates to MELPAVNLKVILLIHWLLTTWGCMVFSGPYVWANFTILALGVWAVAQRDSIDAVSMFLGGLATTIFLDIIHISIFYPRDSLSDTGRFSAGMAILSLLLKPFSCCLVYHMYRERGGELLYTGFLGSSQERSAYQTIDPPELRTEAQKEKTWTRAPRDFWILEPGCDSVKTGMPGKDKRK; encoded by the exons GTGATCCTCCTGATTCACTGGCTGCTGACGACCTG GGGCTGCATGGTGTTCTCGGGCCCCTATGTCTGGGCCAACTTCACTATCCTGGCCCTGGGCGTGTGGGCTGTTGCTCAGCGGGACTCCATTGACGCCGTCAGTATG TTTCTGGGTGGCTTGGCGACCACCATCTTCTTGGACATCATCCACATCAGCATCTTCTACCCGCGGGACAGCCTCTCTGACACGGGGCGCTTCAGTGCCGGTATGGCCATCCTCAGCCTGCTGCTCAAGCCCTTCTCCTGCTGCCTCGTCTACCACATGTACCGGGAGCGCGGGGGTGAGCTGCTCTACACTG GTTTTCTTGGATCTTCACAGGAGCGCAGTGCCTACCAGACGATTGACCCCCCAGAG ctcaggacagaggcccagaaagaGAAGACTTGGACAAGGGCACCCAGAGACTTCTGGATTTTAGAGCCAGGATGTGACAGTGTGAAGACTGGGATGCCaggtaaagataaaagaaaataa
- the AGTRAP gene encoding type-1 angiotensin II receptor-associated protein isoform X1 — MELPAVNLKVILLIHWLLTTWGCMVFSGPYVWANFTILALGVWAVAQRDSIDAVSMFLGGLATTIFLDIIHISIFYPRDSLSDTGRFSAGMAILSLLLKPFSCCLVYHMYRERGGELLYTGEATTSGQLPTPLTGPGFLGSSQERSAYQTIDPPELRTEAQKEKTWTRAPRDFWILEPGCDSVKTGMPGKDKRK, encoded by the exons GTGATCCTCCTGATTCACTGGCTGCTGACGACCTG GGGCTGCATGGTGTTCTCGGGCCCCTATGTCTGGGCCAACTTCACTATCCTGGCCCTGGGCGTGTGGGCTGTTGCTCAGCGGGACTCCATTGACGCCGTCAGTATG TTTCTGGGTGGCTTGGCGACCACCATCTTCTTGGACATCATCCACATCAGCATCTTCTACCCGCGGGACAGCCTCTCTGACACGGGGCGCTTCAGTGCCGGTATGGCCATCCTCAGCCTGCTGCTCAAGCCCTTCTCCTGCTGCCTCGTCTACCACATGTACCGGGAGCGCGGGGGTGAGCTGCTCTACACTGGTGAGGCCACCACCTCCGGCCAGCTTCCCACACCCCTCACGGGGCCAG GTTTTCTTGGATCTTCACAGGAGCGCAGTGCCTACCAGACGATTGACCCCCCAGAG ctcaggacagaggcccagaaagaGAAGACTTGGACAAGGGCACCCAGAGACTTCTGGATTTTAGAGCCAGGATGTGACAGTGTGAAGACTGGGATGCCaggtaaagataaaagaaaataa